From the Opitutus sp. ER46 genome, one window contains:
- a CDS encoding pyridoxal phosphate-dependent aminotransferase, protein MSITPAPLSSWARNVSPSPTLAVDAKAKAMMAAGEDVCGFAAGEPDFDTPDHIKDACIAALKSGKTKYAPTPGIEPLRQAIVERYAAEYGLKATVGQVVVSPGGKFNCYLGVLATCSPGDEVIVPAPYWVSYPEMVKLAGAVPKYVLADDRTGFRLTPEMVEAAITPKTRLLILNSPSNPTGAVYSRQELEAIVAVALKHNLYILSDEMYEHLIYDGLKPTCVATLGKEVEARTITVAGFSKTYAMTGWRIGTTVAPLPIAKAIGELQSQMTSNVTTFAQFGALAALTQKEKTAAALQIMLTAFDRRRKLLHSELNKIPGVSCLLAQGAFYLFPKIASFGLKDMDFCSRLLEEQKVAAVPGSAFGAEGYLRLSYATSDAVITKGVERLAKFCASLK, encoded by the coding sequence ATGAGCATAACTCCCGCCCCCTTGTCCAGCTGGGCTCGCAACGTCTCGCCGTCCCCAACCCTGGCCGTCGACGCCAAAGCCAAGGCGATGATGGCCGCCGGCGAGGATGTGTGTGGGTTCGCCGCCGGCGAACCTGACTTCGATACCCCCGACCACATCAAGGACGCGTGCATCGCGGCGCTGAAGTCAGGGAAAACCAAGTACGCGCCGACACCGGGCATCGAGCCGCTGCGCCAGGCGATCGTGGAGCGCTACGCCGCCGAGTACGGCCTCAAGGCTACTGTGGGCCAGGTCGTCGTTTCGCCGGGCGGAAAGTTCAACTGCTACCTCGGCGTGCTGGCGACGTGCTCGCCCGGCGACGAGGTGATCGTGCCGGCGCCCTACTGGGTGAGCTACCCCGAGATGGTGAAGCTCGCCGGCGCGGTGCCGAAGTATGTGCTTGCTGATGACCGCACCGGGTTCCGCCTGACGCCCGAGATGGTTGAGGCCGCGATCACGCCGAAGACGCGCCTGCTGATTCTCAACTCGCCCTCGAATCCCACCGGCGCGGTGTACTCGCGCCAGGAACTCGAGGCCATCGTGGCCGTCGCGCTGAAGCACAATCTCTACATCCTCTCCGACGAGATGTACGAGCATCTCATCTACGACGGCCTGAAGCCGACCTGCGTCGCCACGCTCGGCAAGGAGGTCGAGGCGCGCACGATCACCGTCGCCGGGTTCTCCAAGACGTACGCGATGACCGGCTGGCGCATCGGCACCACGGTTGCCCCGCTGCCGATTGCCAAGGCGATCGGTGAACTGCAGAGCCAGATGACGTCCAACGTCACCACTTTCGCCCAGTTCGGCGCCCTCGCAGCGCTCACGCAAAAGGAGAAGACTGCCGCCGCCCTGCAGATCATGCTCACCGCGTTCGACCGGCGCCGGAAGCTGCTGCACTCCGAGTTGAACAAGATCCCGGGCGTCTCCTGCCTCCTGGCCCAGGGCGCGTTCTATCTCTTCCCCAAGATCGCCAGCTTCGGGCTGAAGGACATGGATTTTTGCTCGCGCCTCCTCGAGGAGCAGAAGGTCGCCGCCGTCCCGGGCAGCGCCTTCGGCGCCGAGGGCTACCTCCGCCTCAGCTACGCGACCAGCGACGCCGTCATCACCAAGGGCGTCGAGCGCCTCGCCAAGTTCTGCGCCAGCCTGAAGTGA
- a CDS encoding DUF2911 domain-containing protein encodes MKNPLLPLVCVSAMAFAMMSPSALQAQASKVAFPQPSPTATLKQRVGVTDIEIIYSRPGAKGREIFGGLVPYGEVWRTGANAATKITFSTPIKFGGVDVAAGTYALFSIPDQKEWTVILNKVSGQWGAYRYDATNDVTRVKVAPTKLGEAIETFTIDVNDIRDDSATLVLAWQNVRVPVKLETNLVAQLVPQIEAATSGTEKADARLLFSAATFYLDHDLDLKKASAWMDAAIEQNPKAFYMYYHKARILAKLGDKAGATAAANKSIELAEGSAKAEYTQLNQKLLQSLGQ; translated from the coding sequence ATGAAGAATCCACTCCTCCCACTGGTGTGTGTATCGGCCATGGCGTTTGCCATGATGTCCCCATCGGCGTTGCAGGCGCAGGCTTCGAAAGTCGCCTTCCCGCAACCAAGCCCGACCGCCACGCTCAAGCAACGCGTGGGGGTGACCGACATCGAGATCATCTACTCCCGCCCGGGCGCGAAGGGCCGCGAAATCTTCGGCGGTCTCGTGCCGTACGGCGAGGTCTGGCGCACCGGCGCCAACGCCGCGACCAAGATCACGTTCAGCACCCCGATCAAGTTCGGCGGGGTGGATGTCGCCGCCGGCACGTACGCCCTGTTCTCCATTCCCGACCAGAAGGAGTGGACCGTCATTCTCAACAAAGTGAGCGGGCAGTGGGGCGCGTATCGTTACGACGCCACCAATGACGTTACCCGCGTCAAGGTTGCGCCGACGAAGCTCGGAGAGGCGATCGAGACGTTCACCATCGACGTGAACGATATTCGCGACGACTCCGCGACGCTTGTGCTCGCGTGGCAGAACGTGCGCGTGCCGGTGAAACTCGAGACCAACCTCGTCGCGCAACTCGTGCCGCAGATCGAGGCCGCGACGTCCGGCACGGAAAAAGCCGACGCGCGCCTGCTCTTCTCCGCTGCCACCTTCTACCTCGATCACGATCTCGACCTGAAGAAGGCCAGCGCGTGGATGGATGCCGCCATCGAGCAGAATCCGAAGGCGTTCTACATGTACTATCACAAGGCCCGCATCCTCGCGAAACTCGGCGATAAGGCCGGCGCGACGGCCGCGGCCAACAAGTCCATCGAGCTCGCGGAAGGTTCGGCCAAGGCCGAGTACACCCAGCTCAACCAGAAGCTCCTCCAGAGTCTCGGCCAATGA
- the gpmI gene encoding 2,3-bisphosphoglycerate-independent phosphoglycerate mutase, translating into MSTPRPPVLLVIRDGWGKNPDPAQNQTNAVHLAKKPCDDRLHAQYPFALVKASGLDVGLPDGVMGNSEVGHENIGAGRIVDQELVRLNKLFSEGRLATNSVWQAAIARVKSKPGARLHLMGIVSDAGVHGMLEHLYGILRQAKADGLNANQVFIHAFTDGRDTPPSSGLGYVKQVEAQCQKIGIGRIASVCGRFFAMDRDNRWDRVSKAYWLLTGKQALATAPSAVAAVQQYYDKPANDSQKGDEFIVPTWVVGADGKPVATIGNGDSVVFYNYRGDRPREITKAFVIDGFKDFDRGAKLDLYYATMTEYESGLPVNVILPKPEKLKNILGQVVSNAGIAQFRCAETEKNPHVTFFFNNYRKDPFPGEERACPASPKVATYDLAPEMSAAEVTRLAKEAILSGKFGLIVVNFANPDMVGHTGSLPAAIKAVETTDRGVGELLEALAKMGGKALICADHGNVEQMWDPSVNGPHTAHTLNLVEVFVVGSEFAAGKTKMRSGGRLADLAPTILALMGLPKPAEMTGESLVVG; encoded by the coding sequence ATGAGCACTCCTCGTCCGCCAGTCCTCCTCGTGATCCGCGATGGTTGGGGTAAGAACCCCGACCCCGCCCAGAACCAGACCAACGCGGTGCACCTCGCCAAGAAGCCGTGCGACGACCGGCTCCACGCCCAGTATCCGTTTGCTCTGGTCAAGGCCTCGGGCCTCGACGTCGGCTTGCCGGATGGCGTCATGGGCAACTCCGAGGTCGGCCATGAGAACATCGGCGCCGGCCGCATCGTGGACCAGGAACTCGTGCGCTTGAACAAGCTCTTCTCCGAGGGCCGTCTCGCGACCAACAGCGTGTGGCAGGCCGCCATCGCGCGCGTGAAGAGCAAGCCTGGTGCGCGCCTCCACCTCATGGGCATTGTCAGCGACGCTGGCGTGCATGGCATGCTCGAGCATCTCTACGGCATCCTCCGCCAGGCAAAGGCCGACGGCCTCAACGCCAACCAGGTCTTCATCCACGCGTTCACCGACGGCCGCGACACGCCGCCGAGCAGCGGTCTGGGCTATGTGAAGCAGGTCGAGGCGCAGTGCCAGAAGATCGGCATCGGCCGCATCGCCAGCGTCTGCGGACGCTTCTTCGCGATGGACCGCGACAACCGCTGGGACCGCGTCAGCAAGGCCTATTGGCTGCTCACCGGCAAGCAGGCGCTCGCCACCGCCCCGAGCGCCGTCGCCGCCGTGCAGCAGTATTACGACAAGCCCGCCAACGATTCCCAGAAGGGCGACGAGTTCATCGTCCCGACCTGGGTCGTCGGCGCGGACGGCAAGCCCGTCGCGACGATCGGCAATGGTGACTCCGTGGTGTTCTACAACTACCGTGGCGATCGCCCGCGCGAGATCACGAAGGCGTTCGTCATCGATGGATTCAAGGACTTCGACCGCGGTGCGAAACTCGACCTCTACTACGCCACGATGACGGAGTACGAGTCGGGCCTCCCGGTGAACGTCATCCTGCCGAAGCCCGAAAAGCTGAAGAACATCCTCGGCCAGGTCGTCAGCAACGCCGGGATCGCGCAGTTCCGCTGCGCCGAGACCGAGAAGAATCCGCACGTCACGTTCTTCTTTAATAATTACCGCAAGGATCCATTCCCCGGCGAAGAGCGCGCGTGCCCGGCGAGCCCCAAGGTCGCCACGTACGATCTCGCCCCCGAGATGTCCGCCGCCGAGGTCACCCGCCTGGCCAAGGAGGCCATCCTCTCCGGCAAGTTCGGACTGATCGTCGTCAACTTCGCCAACCCCGACATGGTCGGCCACACCGGCTCGCTTCCGGCTGCCATCAAGGCCGTCGAGACCACCGACCGCGGCGTGGGCGAACTGCTCGAGGCCCTCGCCAAGATGGGCGGCAAGGCCCTGATCTGCGCCGACCACGGCAACGTCGAACAGATGTGGGATCCGTCCGTGAACGGCCCCCACACCGCGCACACCCTCAACCTCGTCGAGGTGTTCGTCGTCGGCTCCGAGTTCGCCGCCGGCAAGACCAAGATGCGCTCGGGCGGTCGGCTCGCTGACCTCGCGCCTACCATCCTCGCGCTCATGGGCCTGCCCAAGCCCGCCGAAATGACCGGCGAAAGCCTCGTCGTGGGCTGA
- a CDS encoding PIG-L family deacetylase, producing MRRRSGPGIVRTTTLPGWAWLRRRGLPGLLPALAGLLLGLSGLRAAPAEAARPAIEPAAAAALHDLRAFASLGRVLYVAAHPDDENTQLIAFLSRVRGYDVAYLSITRGDGGQNLLGPQLDEKLGVARTQELLVARQLDGGRQFFTRAIDFGFSKTPAETLSLWDRREVLGDVVRVIRQFRPDVIISRFPVPPLSGGHGQHTAAGILAREAFKAAADPAAYPEQMAQGLAPWQAKRIFWNVFLRGGESAGPTLKLDAAGQDPVTGEAISSIAARSRAMHKTQAFGDFTNRPAAPGRPARSEVENLVLWDGEPATSDLMDGVDTSWARIPGGAPIGELAKQAIATFQPDHPGASVPVLLELRRRVADLPPHPLLADKRAQLDEVIQHCLGLEVTSLSSRSSVLAGETVPVHAALRVETTLPVRWLDVTLGTSRTPINEPVSATGRLARELNYAVPADAPLTQPYWLRSSATVGMYGVDEPRLIGRPENPPDLPVTYTVQVDGQVLTLRDRLQYAEPVGAVTPESPAPTKLSPVAIVPRVTLSFVGGPAVVRPGAKTRVVLELVASRAKAAGHVALEPSEGWTVSAPQPFALEREGDRVRLTFEVAAPSTADTGSLGAVAECGGRPCRTDSITIQYPHIPRQLLQPAARLRLVSVPVETRGRSVGYVMGAGDDVPDALRQLGYEVTLLNGATITAETLRAFDAVVVGVRAFNTRADVATLVPALNAYVEAGGTVVAQYNWERNLKQETIAPFRLHLSGRRVTNEDAAVTFLAPEHPVLTTPNRITAADFAGWVQERGVYFPDTWDAAFVPVLAMHDPGEEPLQGALLVASYGRGHYVYTGLAFFRQLPAGVPGAYRLFANLVSLGQSTKP from the coding sequence ATGAGGCGGCGGTCCGGGCCGGGAATCGTGCGGACGACGACGCTGCCGGGATGGGCGTGGCTCCGGCGCCGCGGCCTCCCTGGGCTCCTCCCGGCCCTGGCCGGACTTCTGCTCGGCCTGAGCGGGCTGCGCGCCGCTCCGGCCGAGGCCGCGCGACCGGCGATCGAGCCGGCCGCCGCGGCGGCGCTGCATGACCTGCGGGCGTTCGCCTCCCTGGGGCGCGTCCTCTATGTCGCGGCGCACCCCGACGACGAAAACACGCAGTTGATCGCCTTTCTGTCGCGGGTGCGCGGATACGATGTGGCGTACCTTTCCATCACGCGGGGCGATGGCGGCCAGAACCTGCTGGGCCCGCAACTCGACGAGAAGCTGGGCGTGGCCCGCACGCAGGAGCTGCTGGTCGCGCGCCAACTCGACGGCGGTCGGCAGTTCTTCACGCGCGCGATCGACTTCGGGTTCTCCAAGACGCCGGCGGAGACGCTCTCCCTCTGGGACCGGCGCGAGGTGCTCGGCGATGTGGTCCGGGTGATCCGGCAGTTCCGGCCCGACGTGATCATTTCGCGTTTCCCCGTGCCGCCGCTGAGCGGGGGCCACGGCCAGCATACGGCGGCGGGCATTCTCGCCCGCGAGGCCTTCAAGGCGGCCGCCGACCCCGCCGCGTATCCCGAACAGATGGCGCAGGGGCTCGCGCCCTGGCAGGCGAAACGCATTTTCTGGAACGTGTTCCTGCGGGGGGGCGAGTCCGCGGGCCCGACGCTGAAACTCGACGCCGCGGGACAGGATCCGGTCACCGGCGAGGCCATCAGCTCCATCGCGGCGCGCAGTCGCGCCATGCACAAGACCCAGGCCTTCGGCGATTTTACCAACCGCCCCGCGGCGCCGGGCCGCCCGGCGCGAAGTGAGGTTGAGAACCTGGTGCTGTGGGATGGCGAACCCGCGACGTCCGATCTGATGGACGGCGTCGATACGTCCTGGGCACGAATCCCGGGTGGAGCGCCGATAGGAGAACTCGCGAAGCAGGCCATCGCAACGTTCCAGCCGGACCACCCTGGCGCCAGCGTGCCCGTGCTCCTGGAGTTGCGGCGCCGTGTGGCGGATCTGCCGCCGCATCCTCTGCTCGCGGACAAGCGTGCCCAACTGGACGAGGTGATCCAGCACTGCCTGGGCCTGGAGGTGACCAGTCTCTCGTCGCGGTCGAGCGTGCTTGCCGGCGAAACGGTGCCGGTGCACGCCGCGCTCCGCGTGGAAACGACGCTGCCGGTTCGCTGGCTCGACGTGACGCTGGGCACCAGCCGCACGCCGATCAATGAACCGGTCAGCGCGACGGGCCGCTTGGCGCGCGAGTTGAACTACGCCGTGCCTGCGGATGCCCCGCTCACGCAGCCGTACTGGCTGCGAAGCTCCGCGACGGTTGGCATGTACGGCGTCGACGAACCGCGCCTGATCGGCCGGCCCGAGAATCCACCTGATCTTCCGGTGACCTACACCGTCCAGGTGGACGGCCAGGTCCTGACCCTGCGCGACCGGCTGCAATACGCCGAACCGGTCGGCGCCGTGACGCCCGAGTCGCCTGCGCCGACGAAGCTCTCGCCAGTGGCGATCGTACCGCGGGTCACGCTCTCGTTTGTCGGCGGCCCGGCGGTTGTCCGTCCCGGCGCGAAGACCAGGGTCGTGCTGGAGTTGGTTGCCAGCCGCGCCAAGGCGGCGGGTCACGTGGCGCTCGAACCTTCCGAGGGGTGGACGGTGTCGGCGCCCCAGCCGTTCGCGCTGGAGCGCGAAGGCGACCGGGTCCGGCTCACTTTTGAGGTGGCGGCGCCGTCCACCGCGGACACCGGCTCCCTCGGAGCGGTGGCGGAATGCGGCGGCCGGCCATGCCGCACCGATTCGATCACCATCCAGTACCCGCATATTCCCCGGCAACTCCTGCAGCCCGCCGCGCGGCTGCGGCTTGTCAGCGTGCCGGTCGAGACCCGCGGGCGCTCGGTTGGCTACGTCATGGGGGCAGGGGACGACGTCCCTGACGCGCTGCGCCAGCTTGGATACGAGGTCACGCTGCTGAATGGCGCGACGATCACGGCCGAGACGCTGCGGGCCTTCGACGCGGTGGTGGTTGGCGTCCGCGCGTTCAACACGCGTGCCGATGTCGCGACGCTGGTTCCGGCGCTCAACGCCTACGTCGAAGCCGGCGGCACCGTGGTGGCGCAGTACAACTGGGAACGAAACTTGAAGCAGGAGACGATCGCGCCCTTCCGCCTCCACCTCTCGGGACGGCGCGTGACCAACGAGGACGCCGCGGTCACTTTCCTGGCGCCCGAACACCCGGTGCTCACGACGCCGAACCGGATCACGGCGGCTGATTTTGCCGGGTGGGTCCAGGAGCGTGGCGTGTATTTCCCGGACACCTGGGATGCCGCGTTCGTGCCGGTCCTGGCGATGCACGATCCGGGCGAGGAACCGCTGCAGGGCGCGCTGCTGGTCGCGTCGTATGGCCGCGGCCACTACGTTTACACCGGTCTGGCGTTCTTTCGACAGTTGCCCGCGGGCGTGCCCGGGGCGTACCGGTTGTTCGCGAACCTCGTCTCGCTGGGGCAATCGACCAAGCCATGA